One genomic region from Thalassotalea sp. PS06 encodes:
- the ahpF gene encoding alkyl hydroperoxide reductase subunit F gives MLNNDILNALKAYTKNMANSVTLVLQPGDHPKRQELQDFIEKLCSVSDNLKWRTDTFDSGLNSPLSFALEVDNELNGVIFSGIPAGHEFNSLILAILQSSGTSLKLDSSLQNLIKSVSAPLHFEVFVSLSCHNCPDVVQALNQFALLNPHISSEMIDGGLYPELIEARNIQGVPSVYLNGEPFANGKVDTAVLIEKLQQHLGDKLKSPANTEQLPTQDVTVIGGGPAGVSAAIYSARKGLKVTLIADRIGGQVKDTVGIENLISVSQTTGTELTGNLISHMNDYDINLKEHIRVDKIEKGDIKTLTLSSGEVLTTKTLIIATGAKWRELGVEGEKENIGQGVAYCPHCDGPFFKGKDVAVIGGGNSGVEAALDLAGMVKSVTLFEFLPELKADKVLVEKAEQRDNITIIKSAKTEKILSDGSKVTGIRYQDRNSEEIVDVDLDGVFVQIGLVPNSEFVDGLVERNAFGEIIIDEKGQTSEPGIFACGDVTTVPYKQIVIAMGEGSKASLSAFDYLLRAA, from the coding sequence ATGCTAAATAACGATATTCTAAATGCTTTAAAGGCTTACACTAAAAACATGGCAAACAGCGTCACTCTGGTTTTGCAGCCGGGTGACCACCCTAAACGTCAGGAATTACAGGATTTCATAGAAAAACTGTGTTCGGTCAGTGATAACTTAAAATGGCGAACGGATACGTTTGACTCTGGGTTAAATAGTCCACTTAGTTTTGCTCTGGAAGTTGACAATGAGCTTAATGGCGTGATTTTTTCAGGCATTCCTGCCGGTCACGAATTTAATTCGTTGATCCTGGCAATACTGCAATCATCAGGCACGTCATTAAAACTTGATAGCAGTTTGCAAAACCTTATCAAATCCGTTTCAGCGCCCCTGCACTTTGAAGTGTTTGTCAGCCTGTCATGTCACAACTGTCCGGATGTCGTTCAGGCATTAAATCAGTTTGCATTATTAAACCCGCATATTAGTAGTGAAATGATCGATGGCGGCTTGTATCCAGAGCTTATCGAAGCGCGCAACATCCAAGGGGTACCGAGTGTTTACCTCAATGGCGAACCGTTTGCCAACGGTAAAGTTGATACCGCAGTGTTGATTGAAAAACTACAACAGCACCTTGGGGACAAGTTGAAATCCCCGGCAAACACCGAGCAGTTACCGACTCAGGACGTAACCGTAATCGGAGGCGGCCCGGCGGGAGTTTCAGCGGCCATTTACAGTGCCCGTAAAGGTTTGAAAGTAACGCTAATCGCCGATCGTATTGGTGGCCAGGTAAAAGACACTGTGGGTATTGAAAACCTGATTTCCGTTTCGCAAACCACAGGGACGGAATTAACAGGCAATCTGATTAGCCACATGAACGATTATGACATTAATCTTAAAGAGCATATTCGCGTCGATAAAATCGAAAAAGGTGATATCAAAACCTTAACGCTCTCAAGCGGTGAAGTGTTAACCACCAAAACTCTGATTATCGCTACTGGCGCCAAGTGGCGTGAGCTGGGTGTTGAAGGCGAAAAAGAAAACATCGGCCAGGGTGTTGCTTATTGTCCGCATTGTGATGGGCCGTTTTTCAAAGGCAAAGATGTCGCCGTAATCGGTGGTGGTAACTCAGGTGTCGAAGCGGCTCTCGATTTAGCGGGCATGGTTAAAAGCGTAACCTTATTTGAATTTTTACCAGAATTGAAAGCCGATAAAGTATTGGTCGAAAAAGCCGAACAACGCGATAACATCACTATCATCAAAAGTGCCAAAACCGAAAAAATACTCAGTGATGGCAGCAAGGTCACCGGTATCCGTTACCAGGATCGCAATAGTGAAGAAATTGTCGATGTCGACCTTGATGGTGTGTTTGTACAAATCGGACTGGTACCGAATTCGGAATTTGTCGATGGTTTAGTCGAGCGCAATGCCTTTGGCGAAATAATCATTGACGAAAAAGGACAAACCTCAGAACCTGGCATTTTCGCCTGTGGAGACGTGACAACCGTACCATACAAGCAAATTGTTATTGCCATGGGAGAAGGTTCAAAAGCGTCGCTATCCGCGTTTGATTACTTGTTGCGCGCAGCGTAG
- a CDS encoding hydrogen peroxide-inducible genes activator encodes MISLKQINYALAVEKYLHFKKAADHCAVSQSALSTAINELEKQLGVTVFERDNKKVLVTELGKGILQQARKIKLGVDELYVMSQMHKQPLSAPISIGVIPTIAPFLLPKVLPGVRQEYPQSQLKIVEEKSHVLVDMVRRGELDTAILALPFPHEGLIAFEFWQEDFYWVTHEQDELARLKEIRSEEMDLSHLLLLKDGHCLKDHALAACHMPSSQSDSSFSGTSLTTLVQMVAGKLGSTLVPEMALDSLVKNSAELRAVHLDEPGPHRRLAFLIRPNYVGTQNIECLIRNFRQQLAGKV; translated from the coding sequence TTGATTTCTCTTAAACAAATTAACTATGCCCTGGCGGTGGAAAAATACCTGCACTTTAAAAAGGCTGCCGATCATTGCGCGGTGTCTCAATCTGCGCTCAGTACCGCTATCAACGAACTTGAAAAACAATTGGGCGTAACCGTCTTCGAGCGCGACAATAAAAAGGTTCTTGTTACCGAGCTGGGGAAGGGGATTTTACAGCAGGCGCGGAAAATAAAGCTTGGCGTTGATGAGCTGTATGTAATGTCGCAAATGCACAAGCAGCCATTGTCGGCTCCGATAAGTATCGGTGTGATACCGACCATAGCACCTTTCCTGTTGCCAAAAGTATTACCTGGGGTGCGGCAAGAATATCCGCAATCGCAACTAAAAATTGTCGAAGAGAAATCCCATGTATTAGTGGATATGGTGCGTCGTGGAGAATTAGATACGGCGATTCTGGCGTTGCCTTTTCCCCATGAAGGTTTGATAGCGTTTGAGTTCTGGCAGGAAGATTTTTACTGGGTGACCCATGAGCAGGATGAATTAGCGCGGCTTAAAGAAATTCGTTCTGAAGAGATGGATTTGTCGCATTTATTATTGCTCAAAGACGGTCATTGCTTAAAAGATCATGCCTTGGCGGCCTGTCATATGCCCAGTAGCCAGAGTGACTCAAGCTTTAGTGGCACCAGTTTGACGACACTAGTACAAATGGTGGCGGGTAAACTGGGTAGCACGTTAGTGCCTGAGATGGCGCTTGATTCGCTGGTTAAAAACAGTGCTGAGCTTCGAGCCGTGCATTTGGATGAGCCCGGACCGCATCGAAGATTAGCATTTTTGATCCGACCTAATTATGTAGGTACTCAAAATATCGAGTGTTTAATCCGCAATTTTCGTCAGCAGTTGGCTGGTAAAGTCTGA
- a CDS encoding PEP-CTERM sorting domain-containing protein (PEP-CTERM proteins occur, often in large numbers, in the proteomes of bacteria that also encode an exosortase, a predicted intramembrane cysteine proteinase. The presence of a PEP-CTERM domain at a protein's C-terminus predicts cleavage within the sorting domain, followed by covalent anchoring to some some component of the (usually Gram-negative) cell surface. Many PEP-CTERM proteins exhibit an unusual sequence composition that includes large numbers of potential glycosylation sites. Expression of one such protein has been shown restore the ability of a bacterium to form floc, a type of biofilm.): MKLLSKFLTAGLLAFSFSGANAAVVEGQSDFIENEDGSLTLIFDLVSADIDGEGDGLMFTYVSEEAFFTVELLVTGGGIVVQDYPADGGLGLYNGADGDNLAGGESLTFEFPSLGEIEFINLVSISFNGLIVGDGHQELADGMVTVNGFSVDASDFSLTGQGMLPDGGLVKSFDVSATADFTGYVESITFFIEEDPQGIPEPGTILLMLSGLLGARFIKYRK; this comes from the coding sequence ATGAAACTTCTTTCTAAATTTTTAACCGCAGGCTTGCTTGCATTTTCTTTTAGCGGGGCTAACGCTGCCGTCGTTGAAGGGCAATCTGACTTCATTGAAAATGAAGATGGATCGCTAACGCTTATCTTCGACTTGGTATCGGCTGATATCGACGGAGAAGGTGATGGTCTGATGTTCACTTATGTTAGCGAAGAGGCGTTTTTCACTGTAGAACTGTTGGTAACGGGTGGTGGTATTGTAGTACAAGATTATCCAGCAGACGGTGGTTTAGGTCTGTATAACGGTGCTGATGGCGACAACTTGGCTGGTGGTGAAAGCCTGACTTTTGAATTTCCTTCTTTAGGGGAAATTGAATTTATTAATTTAGTCAGTATTTCTTTTAACGGTTTGATTGTTGGTGACGGTCACCAGGAATTAGCAGACGGTATGGTAACCGTAAATGGCTTTAGCGTTGATGCTTCAGACTTTTCACTCACTGGACAAGGCATGTTGCCTGATGGTGGATTAGTGAAGAGCTTCGACGTGTCAGCTACCGCAGATTTTACCGGTTATGTGGAGTCTATTACTTTTTTCATTGAAGAAGATCCGCAAGGTATCCCAGAACCCGGAACTATATTGTTAATGTTATCTGGTTTACTTGGCGCGAGATTCATCAAGTACCGAAAATAA
- a CDS encoding MFS transporter: MKSFLSLYFSNLLLAIGTGLLTTYLSLYLTVNNVDAFWIGLLMSSYYTGLLAGSKFGFHLIKQVGHIRAYAASTGLIIACCASHALSDNIVIWLTVRFVFGLGMMCNFMVLESWLNEQAEHEQRGKVFAYYMITAYLGMVIGQYTISLFPDLGSEPLLLVIICVALCIIPIATTKRIHPSHLKPTHLTVLSFWSKTPQALTTILLSSMIIASFYGLSPVLMKESGFNAQQIAWFMSATVFAGLLAQWPMGYLSDKFSRSRLIRINVFCLALICGAMFILPFNFLHGIMLSTLFGLFAFSLYPLASALANSRVGQDDRVGVSSALLVTFGVGAGFGTPIIARTMDIFGYSLLYAIMAGVATLLLVLLISMNTRIRSENPKNSEFVVTTSDLSSSPLAATLDPRIDEDIAHEQLLDDKVENKVKEGVKADNVQNM, translated from the coding sequence GTGAAATCCTTCCTATCCCTTTATTTTAGTAACCTGCTTCTGGCCATCGGCACAGGTTTGCTGACCACTTACCTGTCGCTTTACCTAACGGTTAATAATGTCGATGCCTTTTGGATTGGCCTGCTAATGAGCAGCTATTATACAGGGTTGTTGGCGGGTTCTAAGTTCGGTTTCCACCTGATAAAACAAGTCGGTCACATTCGTGCCTATGCCGCCAGTACCGGTCTTATTATCGCCTGTTGTGCTTCCCATGCTTTAAGCGACAATATTGTCATCTGGTTGACGGTTCGTTTCGTGTTTGGCCTCGGTATGATGTGTAATTTCATGGTGCTGGAAAGCTGGCTTAATGAACAAGCAGAGCATGAACAGCGTGGCAAAGTTTTTGCGTATTACATGATTACCGCTTATCTGGGAATGGTCATCGGCCAATATACCATTTCATTGTTTCCCGACCTTGGAAGTGAACCTTTGTTGCTGGTGATTATCTGTGTTGCTTTATGCATTATCCCTATTGCAACCACCAAACGAATTCACCCATCTCATCTAAAACCAACGCATTTAACTGTGCTTTCTTTTTGGTCGAAAACGCCTCAGGCATTAACCACGATTTTACTTTCAAGTATGATCATCGCCAGCTTTTACGGCTTATCTCCGGTATTAATGAAAGAATCAGGTTTTAACGCCCAACAAATTGCCTGGTTTATGAGTGCTACCGTATTTGCAGGCTTGTTAGCGCAATGGCCTATGGGGTATTTATCAGATAAATTTTCACGCAGTCGGCTGATCCGCATTAATGTATTTTGTCTGGCGCTAATATGCGGAGCGATGTTCATTCTGCCTTTTAATTTTCTCCATGGCATTATGCTAAGCACCTTATTCGGTCTGTTCGCATTCTCCCTTTATCCGCTAGCCTCTGCACTAGCAAACTCCAGAGTCGGTCAGGATGACAGAGTTGGTGTATCTTCCGCACTACTTGTTACTTTTGGTGTTGGTGCAGGGTTTGGTACTCCTATCATTGCCAGAACTATGGATATATTTGGATATTCGCTGCTTTACGCCATTATGGCGGGCGTAGCCACGTTACTGTTGGTATTGCTGATATCTATGAACACAAGAATTCGTAGCGAAAACCCGAAAAACAGTGAGTTTGTGGTAACCACATCCGATTTAAGTTCATCGCCGCTAGCAGCGACACTCGACCCTAGGATTGATGAAGACATAGCCCATGAGCAATTGTTGGATGATAAAGTAGAGAACAAGGTTAAAGAAGGTGTTAAGGCGGATAACGTACAAAATATGTAA
- a CDS encoding PEP-CTERM sorting domain-containing protein, with protein sequence MKLFKNLFVAAVITLFSGASYSAVIPGQTDFLENEDGSITLIFDLVSSDIVGEGMGLSFTYFGLELIVTSQAVVIQDFPANGGLGVDSANDGDNLGAGDVLILSFNEDVTITGISFNGLMGQDGHQEMADGLVLVNGGVLDTSMYYVVGSELMLPIAGSVFTIAGAENQFTGYLESLTFFIGEPPQGIPEPGTMLLLAGALLGFGGMKLRRK encoded by the coding sequence ATGAAGCTTTTCAAAAACTTATTTGTCGCCGCAGTAATTACCCTGTTTTCAGGAGCTAGTTATAGTGCGGTGATCCCAGGCCAAACCGATTTCCTTGAAAACGAAGACGGTTCCATCACCCTTATATTCGACCTGGTATCGTCAGATATTGTTGGCGAAGGCATGGGCTTATCTTTCACTTATTTCGGCTTGGAACTGATTGTTACCAGTCAAGCAGTTGTTATTCAGGATTTCCCTGCAAATGGCGGACTTGGTGTCGATAGCGCCAATGATGGAGATAATCTTGGAGCCGGAGACGTGCTCATTCTGTCCTTTAATGAAGATGTCACTATCACGGGTATCAGCTTCAATGGACTGATGGGGCAAGATGGCCATCAGGAAATGGCTGATGGTCTGGTTTTGGTTAATGGTGGAGTTCTCGATACCTCTATGTATTATGTCGTAGGTTCTGAGCTAATGTTGCCAATTGCAGGTAGCGTATTTACCATTGCCGGTGCTGAAAATCAGTTCACCGGATATCTGGAATCTTTAACCTTCTTTATCGGTGAACCACCACAAGGCATTCCTGAACCTGGAACTATGCTGCTTCTTGCCGGCGCTTTACTGGGGTTCGGCGGTATGAAACTGCGCCGTAAATAG
- the ahpC gene encoding alkyl hydroperoxide reductase subunit C: MANINQSIPDFKAEAFHNGEFRTITSDDVKGKWSIFLFYPADFTFVCPTELEDMANQYPELQELGVEVYAVSTDTHFSHKAWHDTSDAIGKIKFPMLGDQTGHITRGFDVMIEEDHMAMRGTFLADPDGIIQVAEIHNGGIGRSAKDMVRKVKAAQYVRANDGEVCPAAWEQGEQTLTPSLDLVGKI; encoded by the coding sequence ATGGCTAACATTAACCAATCTATCCCTGATTTCAAAGCTGAAGCATTTCACAATGGTGAATTCCGAACCATCACCAGCGATGACGTAAAAGGCAAATGGTCAATCTTTTTATTCTACCCAGCGGACTTCACGTTTGTGTGTCCGACCGAGTTAGAAGATATGGCAAACCAGTATCCTGAGCTTCAGGAATTAGGTGTTGAGGTATACGCGGTCTCTACTGACACTCACTTCTCTCACAAAGCCTGGCACGACACCAGCGACGCTATCGGCAAAATCAAATTCCCGATGCTCGGCGACCAAACCGGTCACATCACCCGTGGCTTTGATGTGATGATCGAAGAAGATCATATGGCAATGCGCGGTACCTTCCTGGCTGACCCTGACGGCATTATTCAGGTAGCAGAAATTCACAACGGTGGTATCGGACGCAGTGCTAAAGACATGGTTCGTAAAGTAAAAGCGGCTCAATATGTGCGTGCTAATGACGGCGAAGTATGTCCGGCAGCCTGGGAACAGGGTGAACAAACATTAACGCCTAGCCTGGACTTAGTTGGCAAAATCTAA